GCTTCTGGTGGACGTGGGAGTGCGGGGGTTCGTGCCCGCCTCACATGTCGCGCGGGGCTACGTGGACAACCTGGACAAATTCGTCGGCCAGACGCTGAGGTTGAAGGTCGTGGAGGTCAATCGCAGCCGGCGCAACGTGGTGCTCTCACGCAAAGAAGTGTTGGAGAAGGAGTATCAGGAAGCCAAGGCGCGCCTGTTCTCCACCCTCAAGGAGGGGCAGGTGGTGGAGGGCGTGGTGCGCCGGCTGACCGACTTCGGGGCGTTCATCGACCTCGGCGGCGGCGTCGAGGGGTTGCTGCACGTCTCCGAGATGGCCTGGAGCCGGGTCCGCCACCCCTCGGACGTTCTCAGCGAAGGCCAGACGATCAAGGTGATGGTGCTCAACGTTGACCGCGAGCACGAACGCATCTCGCTCGGCCTCAAGCAGGTGCTGCCCAACCCGTGGGACACGGTGAGCGAGCGTTACCACGTGGGTGACATCGTCGAGGGCCAGGTGACCCGGCTGGTTGACTTCGGGGCGTTCGTGCGGCTGGAGAACGGCATCGAGGGGCTGGTCCACATCTCCCAGCTGGCCGACCACCACGTCACCAAGCCGCAGGAGGTCGTCTCGCCGGGCCAGCGGGTGCGGGTGAAGATCCTCAGCGTGGATCAGGCCGCGAGGCGCATCGGGCTTTCGCTGAGGGAAGCCGCGCCGAAGCCCGAGCCGAAGCAGGCGGTGAACGTGCACGCTTCGGCCGAGGCGCCCACGGTAACCATCGGTGAACTTTACAGCAACCTGGGCCAGGTGCTGAACGGCGGCCAGGAGGGTGGCACGCCGCGCGGGCCGCAGGCGCCCGCGGAGGCCCACCACGAGGCAGGGGGCAAAGCACCGGCCTCGTCGGATGGCTCTGGAACCTAAGGAGCCGCAAACCAGCGGCTTGTGCTCACGCAAGAAGAGGAGGGCCGGCTTCGAGCCGGCCCTTCGCGTTTGCATCCGCCTTCCTGCCCAGACACGGAGTGGCACCCCGCCACCGGCATAGCGCACGCTGCCGCGGGAGACGTTGCCTGCAGGATTGGACGAAGAAGGCCTTCCCTGCAGGAGGGATCGATGCTCCTATGCCATTGGCGACCGGCATCGTGGCTCTCGTCGTGGTGGCGGCTCTCATCTTCTTCGGCCTCGCCCACCGGGCGCTCGACCGCCTGCGCCTCACCGACGGGCAGGCCCTTCTGGTCATCGCGGCGATGATCGCCGGGAGCTTCATCGACATCCCCATCATGCGCAGGCCCTTCATGATGACCGTAAACGTGGGCGGCGCGCTGATTCCGCTGGCGCTGGTGGCGTACCTCGTCTGGCGTGCAGACTCCGGTGCCGAGAAGGTGCGCGGCCTGGTGGGCGCCGTCATTACGGCAGCGGTCGTCCTTGCCATTGCATCGGTGACCGACTTCGATCCGGGGCGCGGCGACTTTCTCGATCCGGTCTGGCTTTTCGGCATCGTGG
The Bacillota bacterium genome window above contains:
- the rpsA gene encoding 30S ribosomal protein S1 — its product is MNFNDEEHSVPSHPAPEAQAEQAAAVEAPEAVNDQLEQVLAPLTPGQLVRGRVVQVAADEVLVDVGYKGDGRIPIHELGLRSGQKPSDILKPGDEIDVWVLKVDENEGGVLLSKRRADVELTWRRLEQARDDGRILEARVTERVKGGLLVDVGVRGFVPASHVARGYVDNLDKFVGQTLRLKVVEVNRSRRNVVLSRKEVLEKEYQEAKARLFSTLKEGQVVEGVVRRLTDFGAFIDLGGGVEGLLHVSEMAWSRVRHPSDVLSEGQTIKVMVLNVDREHERISLGLKQVLPNPWDTVSERYHVGDIVEGQVTRLVDFGAFVRLENGIEGLVHISQLADHHVTKPQEVVSPGQRVRVKILSVDQAARRIGLSLREAAPKPEPKQAVNVHASAEAPTVTIGELYSNLGQVLNGGQEGGTPRGPQAPAEAHHEAGGKAPASSDGSGT